A stretch of the bacterium SCSIO 12827 genome encodes the following:
- a CDS encoding type III PLP-dependent enzyme → MEKFPSARALARSLAPINPVTCLRPHAVRRAVHFFLNEFPGEILYAVKTNPRPEVLDEVYDAGVRNFDVASLAEIELIAGRYPDARMAFMNPVKNRDVIRRAYEEFRVRHFVLDSEEELKKIVEATGHAQDLSLLVRLAVPNHHSELELSSKYGVQPDAAPDLLIAARQVASRLGVAFHVGSQCMQPSAWGTALHMVRDLILKSGIILDIVDVGGGFPSVYPYMTPPPLTDYMHEITAAVDKLPISESCEIWAEPGRALVAEGGSTLVRVEMRRGDNLYINDGTYGSLFDAGSLNFIYPVRPIRTEGRFQKPLIGYAFYGPTCDSLDHMKGPFYLPADMREGDYIEIGQTGAYGCAMRTKFNGFHSDETVAVQDEPMLTAYGDRIAAQNDTTTGLPGSAVLLEQMK, encoded by the coding sequence ATGGAAAAGTTCCCCTCTGCACGTGCGCTGGCTCGTTCGTTAGCGCCTATCAATCCGGTAACGTGTCTCCGGCCGCATGCGGTCCGACGCGCGGTTCACTTTTTCCTTAACGAGTTCCCTGGCGAGATTCTCTACGCCGTCAAGACCAACCCCAGGCCGGAAGTCCTGGACGAAGTCTATGACGCTGGGGTCCGGAATTTCGATGTCGCCTCGTTGGCGGAGATCGAGCTGATCGCCGGGCGATACCCCGACGCCAGAATGGCCTTCATGAACCCGGTGAAGAACCGGGACGTGATCCGCCGCGCCTACGAGGAATTCAGGGTGCGTCACTTCGTGCTCGATTCCGAGGAGGAGTTGAAGAAGATCGTCGAGGCGACGGGCCATGCCCAGGACCTCAGCCTTCTCGTTCGCCTGGCCGTTCCCAACCACCATTCGGAACTGGAACTGTCGTCCAAGTACGGCGTGCAGCCCGATGCGGCTCCCGATCTGCTGATCGCGGCCCGTCAGGTCGCCAGCCGCCTGGGCGTCGCCTTCCACGTCGGCTCGCAATGCATGCAGCCGTCGGCCTGGGGCACGGCGTTGCACATGGTTCGTGATCTGATCCTGAAGTCCGGGATCATCCTCGACATCGTCGATGTCGGGGGCGGTTTTCCGTCGGTCTATCCCTACATGACGCCGCCGCCGCTGACCGATTACATGCATGAAATCACGGCCGCCGTCGACAAGCTGCCGATTTCGGAATCTTGCGAAATCTGGGCCGAACCCGGCCGCGCGCTGGTTGCCGAAGGCGGGTCCACCCTGGTCCGCGTCGAAATGCGCCGGGGCGATAACCTGTATATCAACGACGGCACCTACGGCAGCCTGTTTGACGCCGGGTCGTTGAACTTCATCTACCCGGTGCGCCCGATCCGTACCGAAGGCCGGTTCCAGAAGCCGCTGATCGGTTATGCTTTCTACGGCCCGACCTGCGACAGCCTGGACCACATGAAGGGGCCGTTCTATCTGCCCGCCGACATGCGGGAAGGCGACTATATCGAAATCGGCCAGACCGGCGCCTACGGCTGCGCCATGCGGACCAAATTCAACGGCTTTCATTCCGATGAAACCGTCGCGGTCCAGGATGAACCCATGTTGACGGCCTATGGCGACCGTATCGCCGCGCAAAATGACACGACCACCGGTCTTCCCGGCTCGGCCGTGCTGCTGGAGCAGATGAAATGA
- a CDS encoding GNAT family N-acetyltransferase, with protein sequence MKTDATIRWMTADRADADAPGLLALMDGLAAFEGWPELLSITAAEIARRAQATPPALQAVLAEAPGGDLIGFATVFAIPYAYAAKPSLELEMLYVTEPWRARGVGRALMDAVLDHARAGGFERVEWNVLPKNARAKAFYESLGGTEKDGWRRWGMTL encoded by the coding sequence ATGAAAACCGATGCGACGATCCGCTGGATGACCGCCGACCGCGCCGACGCCGACGCGCCGGGCCTGCTGGCCCTGATGGACGGCCTGGCGGCCTTCGAGGGCTGGCCGGAGCTGCTGTCCATCACGGCGGCGGAGATCGCCCGCCGCGCCCAAGCCACCCCGCCTGCCCTCCAAGCCGTCCTGGCGGAAGCCCCGGGCGGAGACCTGATCGGCTTCGCAACCGTATTCGCAATCCCCTATGCCTATGCCGCGAAACCGTCCCTGGAACTGGAAATGCTCTATGTGACCGAGCCCTGGCGCGCCCGGGGTGTCGGCCGCGCCCTCATGGATGCGGTCCTGGACCATGCCCGGGCGGGCGGGTTTGAGCGGGTGGAATGGAACGTGCTGCCCAAGAACGCGCGGGCGAAGGCGTTCTACGAAAGTCTCGGCGGGACGGAAAAGGACGGCTGGCGGCGGTGGGGCATGACGCTCTAG
- the ligA gene encoding NAD-dependent DNA ligase LigA has protein sequence MSESDGLRDIPVDRLRPEDAAIELERLAAEIAAHDEAYYRNDDPAISDAAYDALRQRNEAIEAKYPKLIRADSPSQRVGAAPAEGFAKVVHSVPMLSLANAFSQDDVADFLDRVRRFLNLPADEAVEVMAEPKIDGLSVTARYEKGRFVMAATRGDGREGENITENLRTLQDLPDRITAKDLLGAGVPEVLEVRGEVYMAKSDFLALNERQEAAGAKVFANPRNAAAGSLRQKDPAVTRARPLRVFFYSWGEVSDVTWKTQAEFNDRLVDWGFQANPRARVCRSLDEIMAEYARTEADRAGLDYDIDGMVYKVNRLDWQERLGQVSRAPRWATAHKFAAEKATTVLEKITIQVGRTGVLTPVANLTPVTVGGVVVGRATLHNEDYIAEKDIREGDTVVIQRAGDVIPQVVEVVPDKRPAGAAPFVMPDTCPECGSLAIREEGAAAKRCTGGLICPAQAVERLKHFVSRDAFDIEGLGAKNIEAFWGEGWLTSPADIFDVDGLTAKLDGREGWKEKSIDNLRKAIEERRKIGLDRFIYALGIRQVGQATARLLARTYGSYQGLKAAMAAAQDRDGEAYAELIDIDQIGPAVADDLLGFFAEDHNQEVLAALEAALDIQDMVAADTSNSPVAGKTVVFTGTLETMGRSEAKAKAESLGAKVSGSISAKTDYLVAGPGAGSKLKKAEDLGVTVLTEDEWLALVGRT, from the coding sequence ATGTCGGAATCGGACGGCCTGCGTGACATTCCCGTCGACCGCCTGCGGCCCGAGGACGCGGCGATCGAGCTGGAACGCCTGGCCGCGGAAATCGCCGCCCATGACGAGGCCTATTACCGGAACGACGATCCGGCGATTAGCGATGCCGCCTACGATGCGCTGAGACAGCGCAACGAGGCCATCGAGGCGAAATACCCCAAACTGATCCGCGCCGACAGCCCGTCCCAACGCGTCGGCGCCGCCCCGGCGGAGGGCTTCGCCAAGGTCGTTCATTCCGTGCCCATGCTGTCCCTGGCCAATGCGTTCAGCCAAGACGACGTGGCCGACTTCCTTGACCGGGTGCGACGCTTCCTCAACCTGCCCGCCGACGAAGCGGTCGAGGTCATGGCCGAGCCCAAGATCGACGGCCTGTCGGTCACCGCGCGTTACGAAAAGGGCCGCTTCGTCATGGCGGCGACCCGGGGCGATGGCCGGGAAGGGGAGAACATCACCGAAAACCTGCGCACATTGCAGGACCTGCCCGACCGCATCACGGCCAAGGACTTGTTGGGTGCTGGCGTGCCCGAGGTGCTGGAGGTGCGGGGCGAGGTCTATATGGCCAAATCCGATTTCCTGGCCCTCAACGAACGCCAGGAAGCCGCCGGGGCCAAGGTCTTCGCCAATCCGCGTAACGCCGCTGCTGGCTCCCTGCGCCAGAAGGACCCTGCCGTCACGCGGGCCCGGCCGCTTCGCGTGTTCTTCTATTCCTGGGGGGAGGTTTCGGACGTGACCTGGAAAACCCAGGCGGAATTCAATGACCGGCTGGTGGATTGGGGCTTTCAGGCCAACCCCCGGGCCAGGGTCTGCCGCTCCCTCGACGAGATCATGGCCGAATACGCGCGGACGGAGGCTGACCGCGCCGGGCTCGACTACGACATCGACGGCATGGTCTACAAGGTCAACCGCCTCGATTGGCAGGAACGCCTGGGCCAGGTGTCCCGCGCGCCACGTTGGGCAACGGCGCATAAGTTCGCCGCCGAAAAGGCGACCACGGTGCTGGAAAAAATCACCATCCAGGTCGGGCGTACGGGCGTGCTGACGCCGGTCGCCAACTTGACCCCGGTCACTGTCGGCGGCGTGGTGGTCGGCCGCGCGACCCTGCATAACGAGGACTACATTGCGGAAAAGGATATCCGCGAAGGCGACACGGTGGTCATCCAGCGGGCCGGCGACGTGATTCCCCAGGTGGTCGAGGTCGTCCCCGACAAGCGCCCGGCGGGGGCAGCCCCCTTCGTCATGCCGGACACCTGCCCCGAATGCGGCAGCCTGGCGATCCGCGAGGAAGGGGCAGCGGCAAAACGCTGCACGGGCGGCCTGATCTGCCCGGCCCAGGCGGTCGAGCGGCTCAAGCATTTCGTGTCCCGCGACGCCTTCGACATCGAAGGCCTGGGCGCCAAGAACATCGAGGCTTTCTGGGGCGAGGGCTGGCTGACATCCCCCGCCGACATCTTCGATGTCGACGGCCTGACGGCGAAGCTCGACGGCCGCGAGGGATGGAAGGAAAAATCCATCGACAATCTGCGCAAGGCGATCGAGGAACGGCGCAAAATCGGCCTCGACCGCTTCATCTATGCGCTGGGCATCCGCCAGGTCGGGCAGGCGACGGCCCGGCTCCTGGCCCGCACTTACGGGTCTTATCAGGGCCTGAAGGCCGCCATGGCCGCCGCCCAGGACCGGGATGGGGAGGCTTACGCGGAACTGATCGACATCGACCAGATCGGCCCCGCCGTGGCCGACGACCTGCTGGGCTTCTTCGCCGAGGATCACAACCAGGAAGTCCTGGCGGCGCTGGAGGCCGCGCTGGATATCCAGGACATGGTCGCCGCCGATACCTCAAACTCTCCCGTGGCGGGCAAGACCGTGGTCTTCACGGGCACGCTGGAAACCATGGGCCGGTCCGAAGCCAAGGCGAAGGCCGAAAGCCTGGGCGCCAAGGTATCGGGCAGCATCTCCGCCAAGACCGATTACCTCGTCGCCGGGCCGGGGGCGGGCTCCAAGCTGAAGAAGGCGGAAGACCTGGGCGTCACGGTGCTGACCGAGGACGAATGGCTGGCACTGGTCGGCCGGACCTAG
- the recN gene encoding DNA repair protein RecN: MLTHLTVRDVVLIDRLVLDFPAGLCVLTGETGAGKSILLDALGLALGGRAEARLVRAGAGPATVTAAFQVSAGAPVLAELEEHGIPPLDDSGDGGGLIILRRTLGVDGRSRAFINDAPVSVGLLKRVGEDLVEIHGQFDNQRLLNPVQHRALLDAFGGLAKAGEICRKAWTVWQDAAQARAQAAEALEAARRDEEFLRHAVGELSALAPQAGEESELAKERSMMMHGEKVVEAMNRAKASLSSGKGVESALQSALRDLEGVAEKAAGALEGPIAALGRALDETAEAETLLDRAFQSVDLDPRKLEQTEERLFALRAQGRKHNVPVDGLADLLAGMEAQLAALDTGSGDLQRLEQAEAEARKGYIRAAGDLSQGRKTAAAKLDAAILKELEPLHLKGARFETRLTTLDEDAWGPAGTEKAQFLIATNPGAEPGPLNKIASGGELARFMLALKVVLADADPVPTLIFDEVDAGIGGATAAAVGERLAKLGRAVQVLVVTHSPQVAAQGASHLKVRKASQDDSAATTVAVLDADARREEIARMLAGTEVTEEARAAAISLLDRRAS; this comes from the coding sequence ATGCTGACGCACCTGACCGTCAGGGATGTCGTACTCATTGATCGCCTGGTGCTGGATTTTCCGGCCGGGCTCTGTGTGCTGACCGGCGAAACGGGGGCCGGAAAATCGATCCTCCTGGATGCCTTGGGTCTGGCGCTCGGGGGGCGGGCCGAGGCCCGCCTTGTGCGCGCCGGTGCCGGCCCCGCAACCGTCACGGCGGCCTTTCAGGTCTCCGCGGGGGCACCGGTCCTGGCCGAGCTTGAGGAACATGGCATTCCCCCCTTGGACGACAGCGGCGACGGCGGCGGCCTGATTATCCTGCGCCGCACGTTGGGGGTGGATGGGCGCTCACGCGCTTTCATCAATGATGCGCCGGTCAGCGTCGGCCTGTTGAAGCGGGTCGGCGAGGATCTGGTCGAAATTCATGGACAGTTCGACAATCAGCGTCTGCTGAACCCGGTTCAGCACCGGGCATTGCTGGATGCCTTCGGCGGCCTGGCCAAGGCCGGAGAAATCTGCCGCAAAGCCTGGACCGTCTGGCAGGACGCCGCCCAGGCCCGCGCCCAGGCAGCCGAGGCCCTGGAAGCCGCCCGTCGGGATGAGGAATTTCTGCGCCACGCCGTGGGCGAACTGTCGGCCCTGGCGCCGCAGGCCGGTGAAGAGAGCGAACTGGCCAAGGAACGCTCCATGATGATGCACGGGGAAAAGGTCGTCGAGGCCATGAACCGGGCCAAGGCGAGCCTGAGCAGCGGCAAGGGGGTCGAAAGCGCCCTGCAGTCGGCCCTTCGCGATCTGGAAGGTGTCGCCGAAAAGGCGGCGGGGGCGCTGGAAGGGCCCATCGCCGCCCTCGGCCGGGCCCTGGACGAGACGGCGGAAGCCGAGACCCTGCTGGACCGCGCTTTTCAATCCGTGGACCTGGACCCCCGCAAGTTGGAACAGACGGAAGAACGCTTGTTCGCGCTGCGCGCCCAGGGCCGCAAGCACAATGTCCCGGTCGATGGCTTGGCTGATCTGCTGGCGGGGATGGAGGCACAGCTTGCTGCGCTGGACACCGGATCCGGCGACCTGCAACGCCTGGAACAGGCCGAGGCCGAGGCCCGCAAAGGCTACATCCGCGCCGCCGGGGATCTGAGCCAGGGGCGCAAGACAGCGGCGGCGAAACTTGACGCGGCGATTCTCAAGGAATTGGAGCCTCTGCACCTGAAGGGGGCGCGGTTCGAAACCCGGCTGACGACCCTGGACGAGGATGCTTGGGGCCCGGCGGGGACGGAAAAGGCACAGTTCCTGATCGCCACCAACCCGGGGGCCGAACCAGGGCCCCTGAACAAGATCGCATCGGGGGGTGAGCTGGCGCGCTTCATGCTGGCGCTGAAAGTGGTGCTGGCGGATGCCGACCCGGTGCCGACCCTGATTTTCGACGAAGTGGACGCCGGGATCGGCGGCGCCACGGCGGCGGCCGTGGGTGAGCGGCTGGCCAAACTGGGCCGGGCCGTACAGGTCCTGGTCGTCACCCATTCGCCCCAGGTCGCGGCCCAGGGAGCAAGCCACCTGAAGGTCCGCAAGGCGTCCCAGGACGACAGTGCGGCGACCACCGTCGCAGTGCTGGACGCCGATGCCCGGCGCGAAGAAATCGCCCGCATGCTGGCCGGCACGGAAGTGACCGAGGAAGCCCGCGCGGCGGCGATTTCCCTGTTGGACCGCCGGGCGTCGTAA
- a CDS encoding outer membrane protein assembly factor BamD → MRISDRIRILIPVLAVSLAVSACSIFEDDKPAYVEKPVDELYNRGVDLMGSRKFADAALTFEEVERQHPYSVWATKAQIMAAYGYYKSNNYQEAIAALDRFIQLHPTHEDVGYAYYLKGLAYYEQISDVTRDQQMTTLALQSLKEVVTRFPDSKFARDAKFKMELTYDHLAGKEMEIGRYYHNQHQYLAAINRFRAVVDKYQTTTHVPEALHRLTEAYLALGLKDEARKTASVLGHNFPGSEWYMDSYEMLTGEQVRPQAAEEKAWYDRLKFW, encoded by the coding sequence ATGCGCATATCCGACCGGATTAGAATCCTCATTCCCGTCCTGGCGGTGTCGCTGGCGGTTTCCGCCTGCTCGATCTTCGAGGATGACAAGCCCGCCTACGTGGAAAAGCCCGTGGACGAGTTGTACAACCGCGGCGTCGACCTGATGGGCAGCCGCAAGTTCGCCGATGCGGCGCTGACCTTCGAAGAGGTCGAGCGCCAACACCCTTATTCGGTCTGGGCCACCAAGGCGCAGATCATGGCGGCTTACGGCTATTACAAGTCGAACAACTATCAGGAAGCCATCGCCGCACTCGACCGTTTCATTCAACTGCACCCGACCCATGAGGATGTGGGCTATGCCTACTATCTGAAGGGGCTGGCTTATTACGAACAAATCTCCGACGTCACCCGTGATCAGCAGATGACGACCCTGGCGCTGCAAAGCCTGAAGGAAGTCGTCACCCGCTTTCCCGATTCGAAGTTCGCCCGCGACGCCAAGTTCAAGATGGAACTGACCTATGACCATCTGGCCGGCAAGGAGATGGAGATCGGGCGCTACTATCACAACCAGCATCAGTATCTGGCCGCCATCAACCGCTTCCGCGCCGTCGTCGACAAGTATCAGACGACGACCCATGTGCCCGAGGCCCTGCATCGTTTGACCGAGGCCTATCTTGCCCTCGGCCTCAAGGACGAAGCGCGCAAGACCGCTTCGGTTCTGGGCCATAACTTCCCGGGCAGTGAGTGGTACATGGATTCCTATGAAATGCTCACGGGTGAGCAGGTCCGGCCCCAGGCGGCGGAAGAGAAGGCCTGGTACGACCGTCTGAAGTTCTGGTAA
- a CDS encoding UDP-3-O-acyl-N-acetylglucosamine deacetylase: protein MGLITVGQKDLQTKATPKTVAIKEAVRQRTLKEAVSLTGIGLHSGAPVTLTLHPAPADHGIHFHRTDMSENGSIAARWDCVSDTRMCSALSNDQGVSVGTVEHLMAALAGCGIDNVRIELDGPEVPVMDGSSQHFVDIIRAAGVVALDADRRVIRVLKPVSVETDHGRAELTPSPVFSVDFEIEFKSQAIRRQHLRLGVVNGAFCKELANARTFGFMHEVEAMQKAGLARGGSLDNAIVIDGDKILNDGGLRHDDEFVRHKALDAVGDLYLAGGQIIGAYRAERAGHAINNALLHKLFADPDAWCYDVLRGDESKTAMDGGIKAEAAVV, encoded by the coding sequence ATGGGTTTGATCACCGTCGGCCAGAAAGACCTGCAGACCAAAGCAACGCCTAAGACAGTTGCGATCAAGGAAGCCGTTCGCCAACGGACCTTGAAGGAAGCGGTGTCCCTGACCGGGATCGGTCTGCATTCCGGCGCGCCGGTGACCCTGACCCTGCATCCTGCCCCCGCCGATCACGGCATTCATTTCCACCGCACCGACATGTCCGAAAACGGCTCAATCGCCGCGCGCTGGGACTGTGTTTCCGACACCCGCATGTGTTCGGCCCTGTCCAACGACCAGGGTGTTTCCGTGGGGACGGTCGAACACCTGATGGCGGCCCTGGCCGGCTGCGGCATCGACAACGTGCGGATCGAACTGGACGGCCCGGAAGTGCCCGTCATGGACGGCAGTTCCCAACATTTCGTCGATATCATCCGCGCCGCCGGTGTGGTGGCGCTTGACGCCGACCGCCGCGTGATCCGCGTTCTCAAGCCGGTTTCCGTGGAAACCGACCACGGCCGCGCCGAACTGACCCCGTCGCCGGTGTTCTCGGTCGATTTCGAGATTGAATTCAAAAGCCAGGCCATCCGCCGCCAGCATCTGCGGCTTGGTGTCGTCAATGGCGCGTTTTGCAAGGAACTGGCCAATGCGCGGACCTTCGGCTTCATGCACGAGGTCGAAGCCATGCAGAAGGCCGGTCTGGCCCGTGGCGGTTCTCTCGACAACGCCATCGTGATTGACGGCGACAAGATTCTGAATGACGGTGGTCTGCGCCATGACGACGAGTTCGTGCGCCATAAGGCCTTGGACGCGGTCGGCGACCTGTATCTGGCCGGCGGCCAGATCATCGGCGCCTACCGGGCTGAACGGGCAGGCCATGCCATCAACAACGCGCTGCTGCACAAGCTGTTCGCCGATCCGGACGCCTGGTGCTACGACGTTCTGCGCGGTGACGAATCGAAGACCGCCATGGACGGCGGCATCAAGGCGGAAGCCGCCGTCGTCTAA
- the ftsZ gene encoding cell division protein FtsZ, protein MTIKITVPEDHDAPELKPRISVIGVGGAGGNAINNMIAANLEGCDFIVANTDAQAIKGSKADRRIQLGTGVTKGLGAGSKPEVGKAAAEESISEILDELHQSNMVFIAAGMGGGTGTGAAPVIAKAAREHGILTVGVVTKPFQFEGSHRMRLAEQGLDELAGYVDTLIIIPNQNLFRVANEKTTFADAFKMADDVLYSGVRSITDLMVMPGLINLDFADVESVMQGMGRAMMGTGEAAGERRALDAAEAAISNPLLDDASMRGARGVLINITGGEDITLFEVDEAANRVRAEVDEDAYIIIGSAFDQSMEGSMRVSVVATGLEAAEGEQPSHLHILNQAQRIAPVRVPRPEEEPKAAAPSIVTMRDEPVPAPEPAPEITDDVAESAADSLDSEAMDVVAEDDADPIAVLDSAPEAAEAAPAEVQPRVPAAMPGVGNVESFIPQRAVEVEDDDAMDGPASGSDPFEVAAMVNGSNADDDTSRMGGLLRRPKKEGGGLSLFERVTGTGRAKKPEETVVSEPAPAAQPAATSERGTIDALIRSRTATPQMAENPAPSPVQAPAPVQAAPVQAAPVKAPLGGVDPADRLPSAETEDDLLDIPAFLRRQAN, encoded by the coding sequence ATGACCATTAAAATTACAGTACCGGAAGATCACGACGCGCCCGAATTGAAACCTCGGATCAGCGTGATCGGTGTCGGCGGGGCCGGTGGCAACGCCATCAACAACATGATCGCGGCCAATCTCGAAGGTTGCGACTTCATTGTCGCCAACACGGACGCCCAGGCCATCAAGGGCTCCAAAGCTGATCGCCGTATCCAGCTGGGTACGGGCGTGACCAAGGGCTTAGGCGCGGGCTCCAAGCCCGAAGTCGGCAAGGCCGCCGCCGAGGAATCGATCAGCGAAATTCTCGACGAACTGCATCAGTCCAACATGGTGTTCATCGCCGCCGGCATGGGTGGTGGGACCGGCACCGGGGCGGCGCCGGTGATCGCCAAGGCCGCGCGCGAGCACGGCATTCTGACGGTCGGCGTGGTGACCAAGCCTTTCCAGTTCGAAGGCAGCCACCGCATGCGCCTGGCCGAACAGGGCCTGGATGAACTGGCGGGTTATGTCGATACCCTGATCATCATCCCCAACCAGAACCTGTTCCGCGTCGCCAACGAGAAGACGACCTTCGCCGACGCCTTCAAGATGGCGGACGACGTGCTGTATTCGGGCGTGCGCTCGATCACCGACCTGATGGTGATGCCGGGTCTCATCAACCTGGATTTCGCCGACGTAGAGTCCGTCATGCAGGGCATGGGCCGGGCCATGATGGGCACGGGCGAGGCCGCCGGCGAACGCCGGGCGCTCGACGCGGCGGAAGCGGCTATTTCCAACCCGCTTCTGGACGACGCCTCCATGCGGGGCGCGCGCGGTGTGCTGATCAACATCACGGGCGGCGAGGACATCACGCTGTTCGAGGTCGATGAAGCCGCCAACCGGGTCCGTGCCGAAGTTGACGAGGACGCCTATATCATCATCGGCTCCGCTTTCGATCAGTCCATGGAAGGCAGCATGCGGGTGTCCGTCGTGGCCACCGGTCTGGAAGCCGCCGAAGGTGAACAGCCGTCGCACCTGCATATCCTGAACCAGGCCCAGCGCATCGCGCCGGTCCGCGTGCCTCGGCCGGAAGAAGAGCCGAAGGCCGCCGCGCCGTCGATCGTCACCATGCGGGACGAGCCCGTTCCGGCCCCCGAGCCGGCGCCGGAAATCACCGACGACGTCGCCGAATCGGCTGCCGATTCGCTCGATTCCGAGGCCATGGATGTGGTTGCCGAGGACGATGCCGACCCCATCGCGGTCCTGGACAGCGCGCCGGAAGCCGCCGAAGCGGCCCCGGCGGAAGTGCAGCCCCGGGTTCCGGCGGCCATGCCGGGGGTGGGCAACGTGGAATCCTTCATTCCGCAGCGCGCCGTCGAGGTTGAAGACGACGATGCCATGGACGGCCCGGCGAGCGGTTCCGATCCCTTCGAAGTGGCGGCCATGGTCAACGGCTCCAATGCTGATGACGATACCTCCAGGATGGGCGGGTTGCTTCGCCGGCCCAAGAAGGAAGGCGGCGGTCTGTCGCTGTTCGAGCGGGTCACGGGCACCGGACGGGCCAAAAAACCCGAGGAAACCGTTGTTTCCGAACCGGCCCCGGCGGCACAACCGGCCGCGACATCCGAGCGGGGCACCATCGACGCCCTGATCCGGTCGCGTACGGCAACACCGCAAATGGCGGAAAACCCGGCCCCGTCACCCGTTCAGGCGCCGGCCCCAGTGCAAGCGGCCCCGGTCCAGGCCGCCCCTGTCAAGGCGCCCTTGGGCGGGGTTGATCCGGCTGATCGGCTGCCCTCGGCGGAAACGGAAGATGACCTTTTGGACATCCCGGCCTTCCTCCGCCGTCAGGCCAACTGA
- the ftsA gene encoding cell division protein FtsA, translating into MNKPLGNAKPRSGLIAALDLGSSKVSCVIARLTTGVSSNQVTARVVGIGHQKSHGLKSGSVIDLDAAEATIRATVEVAESMVGENIHKVFVNLSCGKPKSKLVAHEAEIGGREIEEADLYRVLTAEQVTAGTPADRELIHSIPVGYSVDDNRGVRDPRGMYGSRLGANVHLVTAQRGPVKNLRTVIDRCQLEIEAMVATSFASALACLVDDERQLGTTCIDIGGGVTSLAIFCDGELVHTDVIPLGGGHMTNDIARGLSTPLESAERMKTLFGCVIPSPSDDAEMITVPLIGEDKEAAQTQVPRSVLVGIVRPRAEEIMELVRDRLAASGFDKAIGQRVVLTGGASQLSGLAELAGDVLGRQVRLARPRGVEGLSEAVSGPGFATSVGLIRYAVENPLEVAGGDFQPIKERSGAFGRFGQWLRENF; encoded by the coding sequence ATGAACAAACCATTGGGAAATGCAAAACCGCGCAGCGGACTGATCGCCGCCTTGGACCTGGGTTCATCCAAGGTTTCCTGTGTGATCGCGCGCCTGACCACGGGTGTGTCGAGCAACCAGGTGACGGCGCGGGTCGTCGGCATCGGCCATCAGAAATCCCACGGCCTGAAATCGGGCAGCGTGATCGACCTGGACGCCGCCGAGGCGACCATCCGGGCCACGGTCGAGGTTGCCGAGTCCATGGTCGGCGAGAACATCCACAAGGTCTTCGTCAACCTGTCCTGCGGCAAGCCCAAGTCGAAGCTGGTCGCCCATGAGGCGGAGATCGGTGGTCGTGAGATCGAGGAGGCGGACCTGTACCGCGTGCTGACGGCGGAACAGGTGACCGCCGGCACTCCGGCCGACCGGGAGTTGATCCATTCCATCCCCGTCGGTTATTCGGTTGACGATAATCGCGGTGTGCGGGACCCGCGCGGCATGTATGGCTCGCGCCTGGGCGCCAATGTGCATCTGGTGACGGCGCAACGGGGCCCGGTCAAGAACCTGCGCACGGTGATCGACCGCTGCCAGTTGGAGATCGAGGCCATGGTGGCGACGTCCTTCGCCTCCGCCCTGGCGTGCCTTGTTGATGACGAACGGCAACTCGGCACCACCTGTATCGACATCGGCGGTGGTGTCACGTCGCTGGCCATCTTCTGCGACGGCGAACTGGTTCATACGGACGTCATCCCCCTGGGCGGCGGGCATATGACCAACGACATCGCGCGCGGCCTGTCGACGCCCCTGGAAAGCGCCGAGCGCATGAAGACGCTGTTCGGCTGCGTCATTCCGTCGCCGTCCGACGACGCGGAAATGATCACCGTGCCGTTGATCGGCGAAGACAAGGAAGCGGCTCAGACACAAGTGCCGCGATCGGTTCTGGTCGGCATTGTCCGGCCACGGGCCGAGGAAATCATGGAACTGGTGCGCGACCGTCTGGCGGCCAGCGGGTTCGACAAGGCCATCGGCCAGCGCGTGGTGCTGACCGGTGGGGCGAGCCAGCTGTCCGGATTGGCGGAACTCGCCGGAGACGTGCTCGGCCGTCAGGTTCGCCTGGCCCGGCCGCGCGGGGTCGAGGGGCTATCGGAAGCGGTTTCGGGGCCGGGGTTCGCAACCTCGGTCGGGTTGATCCGCTATGCCGTGGAAAACCCCTTGGAAGTGGCTGGGGGCGATTTTCAGCCGATCAAGGAACGCAGTGGTGCCTTCGGGCGGTTCGGCCAATGGCTGCGGGAGAATTTCTGA